A section of the Paenibacillus yonginensis genome encodes:
- a CDS encoding glycosyl hydrolase family 95 catalytic domain-containing protein — protein MNKDKLWYLSPAKGWGQGLPVGNGRMGAVVLAEALKEVWVMTEVTYWSGQPEEVRAAGGGKEALEEMRSHFFAGDYAGGDQLAKRYLQPDKQNFGTNLSLCDLIMEFQPALSTGQLNANGAEQELVVYRELDLGEAVVRTEVQKADGGSGEDSVLFTREVIATHAEDLVAGRVRSAMRGGLHFTLRLEGRTSEFKVGSEHQDAGGIRFQGRAVETIHSDGSCGVSSAGAVKVQTLGGTVSSHDGIIQVTGADEAVIYVAVNTDYKQKDGSWSTRAAEQVKGASAKGFDRLKAEHLADYKPLYERVQLDLGTAEAAKLPLDARIRRFKEGKLDDPALVELFFQYGRYLTIAGAREDSPLPLNLQGIWNDGEANRMAWSCDYHLDINTQMNYYPTEIANLGESHVPLMNYVEELAKAGRTTARDWYGADGWVAHVFSNAWGFTLPGWQTGWGLNVTGGLWIATHLMEHYEYSLDERFLWEQAYPVLKEAAAFFLDYMTEHPKHGWLVTGPSNSPENSFYTSKPEEGGQQLSMGPTMDMVLVRDLLQFCLKAARQIQLDEELQERWSAALAKLPPLQIGKQGQLQEWLEDYEEAQPEHRHLSHLTALYPGNQIHPERTRELADAAKVTLEKRMGQSNLEDVEFTAALFAIYFARLQDGDRALKHVSHLIGELCLDNLLTFSKAGIAGAETNIFVIDGNYGGTAAVAEMLMHSLSDEIELLPALPRVWGEGRVIGLRAKGGFEVDLEWSGGVLQRADVHGCSAAGSTWIRYKDQRVYLELAQGETVQLNGELQILQTSGGLGTIR, from the coding sequence ATGAATAAGGACAAACTTTGGTACCTGTCGCCGGCGAAAGGGTGGGGGCAAGGCCTGCCGGTGGGCAATGGCAGAATGGGAGCAGTTGTGTTGGCGGAGGCTCTGAAAGAAGTGTGGGTCATGACTGAGGTTACCTATTGGTCCGGACAGCCGGAAGAGGTGCGGGCAGCTGGCGGCGGCAAAGAGGCGCTGGAAGAGATGAGAAGCCATTTCTTTGCCGGAGACTATGCGGGAGGGGATCAGCTGGCGAAACGTTATTTGCAGCCCGATAAACAAAACTTCGGGACAAACCTGAGCTTGTGCGACTTGATCATGGAATTCCAGCCAGCCTTGTCAACTGGACAGCTGAATGCAAACGGAGCGGAGCAGGAGCTTGTTGTATACCGGGAGCTGGACCTCGGCGAAGCCGTTGTGCGAACCGAAGTACAGAAAGCGGATGGAGGGAGCGGGGAGGATTCCGTTTTGTTCACACGGGAGGTTATAGCTACTCACGCCGAAGACTTGGTGGCCGGCAGGGTGCGAAGCGCGATGCGGGGAGGTCTCCATTTTACACTCCGTCTGGAAGGCCGAACCTCTGAATTCAAAGTAGGAAGCGAGCATCAGGATGCGGGGGGAATCCGGTTTCAGGGCCGGGCTGTAGAAACGATACATAGCGACGGAAGCTGCGGAGTCAGCAGCGCAGGGGCCGTCAAGGTGCAGACCTTGGGCGGCACAGTCAGCAGCCATGACGGAATTATTCAAGTCACAGGCGCGGACGAGGCGGTTATTTATGTTGCGGTAAACACGGACTACAAACAAAAGGACGGCAGCTGGAGCACCCGGGCGGCTGAACAAGTGAAAGGTGCCTCGGCGAAAGGTTTCGATCGGCTTAAAGCTGAACATCTGGCCGATTATAAGCCGCTGTATGAACGGGTGCAGCTCGATTTGGGAACCGCGGAAGCGGCGAAGCTGCCGCTGGACGCGAGAATCCGCCGCTTTAAAGAAGGGAAGCTGGATGACCCGGCGCTCGTAGAGCTGTTTTTCCAATATGGACGTTATTTGACGATTGCCGGAGCGAGAGAGGATTCTCCGCTGCCGCTGAATCTGCAGGGCATTTGGAACGACGGGGAAGCCAACCGGATGGCATGGAGCTGTGACTACCACCTCGACATTAATACCCAAATGAACTATTATCCAACGGAGATTGCGAACCTTGGCGAAAGCCATGTGCCGCTTATGAATTATGTGGAGGAGCTGGCCAAGGCCGGACGGACGACGGCGCGGGACTGGTACGGCGCGGACGGCTGGGTCGCCCATGTCTTCTCCAATGCCTGGGGATTTACGCTGCCCGGCTGGCAGACCGGCTGGGGGCTGAACGTAACGGGGGGCTTGTGGATTGCCACACATTTGATGGAGCATTATGAATATTCACTGGACGAACGTTTCCTGTGGGAGCAGGCTTATCCGGTATTAAAGGAAGCGGCGGCCTTTTTCCTCGATTATATGACCGAACATCCAAAGCATGGCTGGCTGGTGACAGGGCCGTCGAATTCGCCGGAGAACAGCTTCTATACTTCGAAGCCAGAGGAAGGCGGGCAGCAGCTGTCCATGGGGCCGACTATGGATATGGTGCTGGTCAGGGATCTGCTGCAGTTCTGCCTGAAGGCTGCCCGCCAGATACAGTTGGATGAAGAGCTGCAGGAGCGGTGGTCAGCGGCGCTTGCCAAACTGCCTCCTCTTCAGATCGGCAAGCAGGGACAGCTGCAGGAGTGGCTCGAGGATTATGAAGAAGCCCAGCCGGAGCACCGGCACCTATCGCATCTGACAGCTCTTTATCCGGGGAATCAAATTCACCCGGAGCGGACCCGAGAATTGGCTGATGCGGCGAAGGTGACCCTGGAGAAGCGTATGGGGCAAAGTAATCTGGAAGACGTGGAGTTCACGGCAGCTTTGTTTGCGATTTATTTCGCAAGGCTGCAGGACGGGGACAGGGCTTTGAAGCATGTCTCCCATTTGATCGGCGAACTTTGCCTGGATAACCTGCTGACGTTCTCCAAAGCAGGAATTGCCGGCGCCGAGACGAATATTTTTGTGATAGACGGCAATTATGGCGGAACCGCTGCGGTTGCCGAAATGCTGATGCACAGCCTTTCTGACGAAATTGAGCTGCTTCCGGCTCTGCCGCGAGTATGGGGGGAAGGACGTGTAATCGGCCTGAGAGCCAAAGGCGGCTTTGAAGTCGACCTCGAGTGGAGCGGGGGAGTGCTTCAGCGGGCTGACGTTCACGGCTGCTCTGCCGCCGGGTCCACCTGGATCCGCTACAAGGATCAACGCGTTTATCTGGAATTGGCGCAAGGCGAAACGGTTCAATTGAACGGAGAACTTCAAATCCTGCAAACCTCGGGAGGTTTGGGAACGATACGCTGA
- a CDS encoding helix-turn-helix domain-containing protein, whose translation MLERTRQVLRQSHLFRRFLISYLIILIIPSFAGYLSYRTSISLTESMSIENSVTELNKSKEMLERRMAEVEGFTRQLALNQDLNALLNEKPAVSGEMNVFGIWQLLKQVTPFSQTNDFLQNYYIYLSNYNVILAKGSTYRPESYYQSSHYENMSLTEWEDQVLHGTHRSEITPLNTLVTEDKQISAISYMQSLPLDSFSGSSPAAIVVTIDEQNIQNLLSGWIERYGGWTSITDKQGQPLSLQGISTDKMKAISSELESDKGGISRFVDDDLVITIPSKVTGWVYRAGIPKEILMQNANHIKHISWMFTGAALLVGLLVGLFLSYRHTAPLNRLLAMFKEQVLKEDQPPKKRNEFDFLHGNISQILVANRQLETVVARQFPLVRDGFLKRLINGEFETKSEILAAAMQAQTELESHSGYVGILQVNGYPDLDSVDILNELYAARLLVKQMLSGSETASGMYLTDLGSDRIVMIVLNGMNGEEADGEKLRLQLESLIGKVIETGYQEYKMKLTASFGAFFSSLQEISQSFEQAKQTAEYAAAEDSPDIVWFSDSRLESGSYYYPLDMEQRLISTVRAGDREEAEKLLRSVLEQNRDNRNLLLEMRHQFINEIKATLIKLLDQKVFLESERQQELHLKIMGIQAGIEWDGAQREFGEIIAGLSEIVTSKQNDSQRQIVEKIKQFISQHYSDGELNLYRIAEQAGRPEKYISQLFKEITGTNLSDYLERVRMEEAVKLLQGKQYTVDEISEMVGYNSAHSFRRAFKRVRGVSPSAYRQLAQ comes from the coding sequence ATGCTCGAAAGAACCAGGCAGGTACTGCGCCAGTCTCATTTATTTCGCCGATTCCTTATCTCCTATTTGATCATTCTGATCATTCCCAGCTTTGCCGGCTATTTGTCTTACAGAACGTCTATTTCGCTTACGGAATCCATGTCTATTGAGAACAGCGTGACGGAACTGAACAAAAGCAAGGAAATGCTCGAAAGACGGATGGCGGAGGTAGAGGGGTTTACCCGGCAGTTGGCCCTGAATCAGGATTTGAATGCGCTGTTGAATGAGAAACCGGCTGTCAGCGGAGAAATGAACGTATTTGGCATTTGGCAATTGCTCAAGCAGGTTACCCCGTTTAGCCAAACCAATGATTTTCTGCAAAATTATTATATCTACCTCAGCAACTACAATGTGATTCTTGCTAAAGGTTCGACCTACAGACCGGAGTCGTATTACCAATCCAGCCATTATGAAAATATGTCGTTAACCGAGTGGGAGGACCAGGTTCTGCATGGAACCCACCGCAGCGAAATTACACCGCTTAACACTCTGGTCACGGAAGACAAGCAAATCTCGGCGATTTCCTATATGCAATCGCTGCCGCTGGACAGCTTCAGCGGCTCTTCCCCGGCAGCGATCGTCGTAACGATTGATGAACAGAATATCCAGAATCTGCTGTCAGGCTGGATCGAAAGATATGGAGGATGGACCTCCATTACGGATAAACAAGGGCAGCCGCTCAGTCTGCAGGGAATTTCGACAGATAAAATGAAAGCGATATCATCGGAGCTGGAATCAGACAAAGGGGGGATAAGCCGCTTTGTAGACGATGATTTGGTCATCACCATCCCTTCAAAAGTAACTGGCTGGGTTTACAGAGCAGGTATTCCCAAAGAAATTCTGATGCAGAACGCGAATCACATCAAACATATTTCCTGGATGTTTACGGGGGCAGCGCTGCTGGTCGGCCTGCTGGTCGGTTTATTCCTGTCTTACCGGCACACTGCCCCTTTAAACCGGCTGCTCGCCATGTTTAAGGAGCAGGTGCTAAAGGAGGATCAGCCTCCGAAGAAACGCAATGAATTCGACTTCCTGCATGGCAACATTTCACAGATTCTGGTGGCGAACAGGCAGCTGGAGACCGTAGTAGCCCGCCAGTTCCCGCTTGTCAGGGACGGCTTCCTCAAAAGGCTGATCAACGGGGAATTTGAGACGAAATCGGAAATTTTAGCCGCAGCTATGCAGGCGCAAACCGAATTGGAGTCTCACAGCGGTTACGTCGGCATTTTACAGGTGAACGGTTATCCGGATTTGGACAGCGTGGATATTCTGAACGAGCTGTATGCGGCGCGTCTGCTTGTCAAACAGATGCTCAGCGGGAGCGAGACGGCATCGGGGATGTATCTGACAGATTTGGGCTCCGACCGGATCGTGATGATTGTGCTGAATGGAATGAATGGGGAAGAAGCGGACGGGGAGAAACTCCGCCTGCAGCTCGAATCCCTGATCGGCAAGGTGATCGAAACGGGGTACCAGGAATATAAAATGAAGCTGACCGCTTCTTTCGGTGCATTTTTCTCTTCGCTGCAGGAGATCAGCCAGTCCTTTGAGCAAGCAAAGCAGACAGCGGAATACGCTGCGGCCGAAGACAGTCCGGATATTGTCTGGTTCAGCGATTCCAGGCTTGAGAGCGGAAGTTATTATTATCCTCTGGACATGGAACAGCGGCTGATCAGCACTGTGCGTGCAGGGGACCGTGAAGAAGCGGAGAAGCTGCTTCGTTCGGTTCTGGAGCAGAACCGGGACAACCGGAACCTGCTGCTGGAGATGAGACACCAATTCATTAACGAGATCAAGGCGACCTTGATCAAATTGCTGGACCAGAAGGTCTTCCTTGAATCAGAACGACAACAGGAGCTCCATCTCAAGATTATGGGCATTCAGGCCGGGATCGAATGGGATGGCGCCCAGCGGGAATTTGGCGAGATTATCGCCGGGTTGAGCGAGATCGTAACCAGCAAACAGAATGACAGTCAGCGGCAAATCGTAGAGAAGATCAAACAATTTATTTCGCAGCATTATTCGGATGGCGAACTGAATTTGTACCGGATCGCCGAACAGGCGGGGCGGCCCGAAAAATATATTTCCCAGCTCTTTAAAGAAATCACAGGAACGAACTTATCGGACTATTTGGAGCGGGTAAGGATGGAGGAAGCCGTCAAGCTTCTTCAGGGCAAACAATACACGGTGGACGAAATTTCGGAAATGGTCGGTTACAACAGCGCCCATTCGTTCCGCCGGGCTTTCAAGAGAGTGAGGGGCGTTTCGCCCAGCGCTTATCGGCAGCTCGCGCAATAG
- a CDS encoding ABC transporter permease has translation MNVARKSFAKHWQLYLILIPPILFFIIFKYYPMANAVLAFKDYNVTKGIWGSPWIGFKNFRLFFDNPIFWTLVKNTLLISLYQLLVGFPIPILLALALNEVRHAKFKKLVQMVTFAPYFISTVVMVSMIMLFLAPRLGFVNLALNALGMDSINFLGEPGMFRSIYVWSDLWQSAGYASVVYLAALAGIDPVLYEAAKVDGASRLQKIIHVDLPGILPTVTILLILNVGNIMALGFEKIYLLQNPLNTSSSEIIATYVYKMGLLNANYSFATAVGLFNSVINLVLLVLVNGLAKRISSNSIW, from the coding sequence TTGAATGTCGCACGAAAAAGTTTTGCCAAGCATTGGCAGCTGTATCTCATCCTGATTCCGCCGATTCTGTTCTTTATCATCTTTAAGTATTATCCGATGGCAAACGCAGTGCTTGCTTTCAAAGACTACAATGTGACAAAGGGCATTTGGGGCAGCCCATGGATCGGTTTTAAGAATTTCAGATTGTTTTTTGACAATCCGATCTTCTGGACGCTCGTTAAAAATACCTTATTGATCAGTCTTTATCAGCTGCTGGTCGGGTTCCCAATCCCGATTCTGCTGGCGCTTGCCCTGAATGAAGTAAGGCATGCCAAGTTCAAGAAGCTGGTGCAAATGGTGACCTTTGCGCCTTATTTCATCTCGACGGTGGTCATGGTTTCGATGATCATGCTGTTCCTTGCGCCGCGGCTTGGTTTCGTCAATCTGGCTTTGAATGCGCTGGGGATGGACTCGATCAACTTCCTTGGGGAACCGGGAATGTTCCGCTCCATTTATGTATGGTCGGATCTCTGGCAGTCTGCCGGTTATGCGTCAGTCGTATATTTGGCAGCGCTCGCAGGGATTGATCCGGTGCTTTATGAAGCGGCCAAGGTGGATGGGGCTTCCCGTCTGCAAAAGATCATTCACGTTGATTTGCCGGGCATATTGCCTACTGTAACGATTCTGCTCATTCTGAATGTGGGCAATATTATGGCGCTTGGCTTCGAGAAAATTTATTTGCTGCAAAATCCGCTTAATACATCGAGTTCAGAGATCATTGCCACCTATGTGTACAAAATGGGCCTTTTGAACGCCAACTACAGCTTTGCAACGGCGGTTGGCTTGTTCAACTCGGTGATTAATCTGGTTCTGCTCGTTCTGGTCAACGGTCTGGCCAAACGGATTTCGAGCAACAGCATCTGGTAG
- a CDS encoding carbohydrate ABC transporter permease — protein MASPFSATTAPGSSRAYRIKNSAGDRVFMAIIYTALSLILIAVLYPLIYILSSSISSPDAVSSGKVWLWPVDISFEGYTTLFSTPLILTGYANSLFYTAAGTLISVTLTIMIAYPLSRRSLYGRSVIMVFVTFTMLFGGGLIPTYLVVKQLGMVDTRWALLIPNAIWVWQVIIARSFFQSSIPDELVEASELDGCSDLRFIWSVVLPLSKPIIAVLVLMYAVGQWNAYFDALIYLKSDHLFPLQLILRSIIILNNGAGAMDVAEMVEKQHLSDLLKYSLIVVATLPVLCIYPFVQKHFVQGMLVGSVKG, from the coding sequence ATGGCATCCCCGTTTTCGGCCACCACGGCACCCGGCAGTTCAAGAGCTTACCGCATTAAAAATTCGGCCGGCGACCGGGTATTTATGGCCATCATTTATACAGCGCTCAGTCTCATCCTGATTGCCGTGCTGTATCCGCTTATTTATATTCTCAGCAGCTCGATCAGCAGCCCGGATGCGGTCTCCTCCGGTAAAGTCTGGCTTTGGCCGGTGGATATTTCCTTTGAGGGATATACGACCTTATTTTCGACGCCGCTGATCCTGACCGGTTATGCCAACTCTTTGTTTTATACGGCTGCGGGCACCTTGATCAGCGTCACCTTGACGATTATGATCGCTTATCCGCTGTCCCGGCGAAGCTTGTACGGGCGCAGCGTGATCATGGTTTTTGTCACCTTTACGATGCTGTTTGGGGGAGGTTTGATTCCCACCTATCTCGTCGTAAAGCAGCTTGGAATGGTGGATACCCGCTGGGCGCTGCTCATTCCGAATGCGATCTGGGTGTGGCAGGTCATCATTGCCCGTTCTTTCTTCCAATCCTCGATTCCCGACGAATTGGTAGAAGCCAGCGAGCTTGACGGCTGCAGCGATCTGCGGTTTATCTGGAGCGTCGTGCTTCCGCTGTCCAAGCCGATCATCGCGGTGCTTGTGCTGATGTATGCGGTCGGCCAGTGGAACGCTTATTTCGATGCGCTGATTTATTTGAAATCGGACCATCTATTCCCGCTTCAGCTGATTCTGCGCAGCATTATCATTCTGAATAACGGGGCAGGAGCCATGGATGTCGCGGAGATGGTAGAGAAGCAGCATCTGTCTGATCTGCTGAAATATTCGCTGATTGTAGTAGCCACTCTGCCTGTGCTCTGCATCTATCCGTTTGTTCAGAAGCATTTTGTGCAGGGCATGCTGGTAGGTTCTGTGAAAGGCTGA
- a CDS encoding ABC transporter substrate-binding protein produces the protein MRKRMISLWSLIVVFSVLLSACGGGNNSASSGSGNAASGSADSGKPVTVSLFAQQESGIDLKTNSYSKFLEKQFNVKFDWQVIPTDGAQEKRQISLASGDYPDAYFLTEYIDQFTPADLLKYGKQGVLVPLNDLIDQYAPHIKAAMEENPSLRSYITAPDGNIYGLVAYAECFHCSYPNKMWINTKWLYKLNLDMPKTTDDFKKVLEAFKTQDPNGNGKADEVPLSGSTETFGVHVVPFLMNGFIYDDDNNYLQLKDGKVDSVANKPEWKEGLAYIKSLYDEGLIDPGAFTQNADAFRKIGDNASAEILGAGAGMHPAIFVNTNTKDYNPVPPLTGPHASYATHNDGGIVPGAKFVITNKASKEAQIALIKIADYMYTPEGQTIANSGQEGEGWRKPKEGEQALGDGVTPEFASINYPSGEGPTNYGWGGMSHMYMPKSYRDSFVADQDIYSPDGYERRLYEATLLYEGKEPEELFPFWSLWVDPTETDEMSMLQTNIKNYIDQNTLQFITGSKDLNKDWDGYVSGLDKLQLSRYLEILQKAYDASQSAAK, from the coding sequence TTGAGAAAAAGAATGATCAGTTTATGGAGCTTGATCGTTGTATTCAGCGTCCTGCTTAGCGCCTGCGGAGGCGGCAATAACAGCGCGTCCTCCGGCTCCGGCAATGCTGCTAGCGGCAGTGCAGACAGCGGAAAGCCGGTTACCGTCAGCTTGTTTGCCCAGCAGGAATCCGGCATTGATTTGAAGACCAACTCATATAGCAAATTCCTGGAGAAGCAATTCAATGTTAAATTTGACTGGCAGGTCATCCCTACCGACGGCGCACAGGAGAAACGCCAGATCTCCCTGGCGAGCGGGGATTATCCGGATGCGTATTTCCTGACCGAATACATCGATCAGTTCACGCCGGCGGACCTCTTGAAATACGGCAAGCAAGGCGTGCTGGTCCCGCTGAATGACCTGATTGACCAATATGCTCCGCATATCAAGGCAGCTATGGAAGAAAACCCTTCGCTGCGCAGCTACATTACCGCGCCCGACGGCAATATTTACGGTTTGGTTGCCTATGCGGAGTGCTTCCACTGCTCATATCCAAACAAAATGTGGATCAATACGAAATGGCTTTACAAGCTGAATCTGGATATGCCGAAGACAACCGATGATTTCAAGAAGGTTTTGGAAGCGTTTAAAACACAAGATCCGAACGGCAACGGCAAAGCCGACGAGGTGCCTTTGAGCGGATCTACGGAAACGTTTGGCGTGCATGTCGTTCCGTTCCTGATGAACGGCTTCATTTATGACGACGACAATAACTATTTGCAGCTTAAGGACGGCAAAGTCGATTCGGTGGCCAACAAGCCGGAATGGAAGGAAGGCCTTGCCTACATCAAATCCCTATACGATGAAGGTTTGATCGATCCGGGAGCCTTTACGCAAAATGCCGACGCGTTCCGCAAGATCGGCGACAACGCCAGCGCGGAAATTCTGGGTGCGGGAGCCGGCATGCATCCGGCTATCTTCGTCAACACAAATACCAAAGATTATAATCCGGTTCCACCGTTGACCGGGCCGCATGCGAGCTATGCTACTCATAATGACGGCGGCATTGTTCCTGGAGCCAAATTCGTCATCACCAACAAAGCCAGCAAAGAAGCCCAGATTGCTCTGATTAAAATTGCGGATTACATGTATACGCCGGAAGGCCAGACGATTGCCAACTCGGGCCAGGAGGGCGAAGGCTGGAGAAAACCTAAAGAAGGCGAACAAGCGCTTGGAGATGGCGTTACGCCTGAGTTCGCCTCCATCAACTACCCATCCGGAGAAGGTCCGACCAACTATGGCTGGGGCGGCATGTCGCATATGTATATGCCAAAAAGCTACCGAGACAGCTTTGTAGCCGACCAGGACATCTATTCGCCGGACGGATATGAACGCAGATTGTACGAAGCAACGCTGCTGTATGAAGGCAAAGAACCGGAAGAGCTGTTCCCGTTCTGGTCGCTTTGGGTAGACCCAACCGAAACGGATGAAATGAGCATGCTGCAGACGAATATCAAAAACTACATTGATCAAAATACGCTCCAATTCATCACCGGCAGCAAAGACCTGAACAAAGACTGGGACGGCTACGTAAGCGGCCTTGATAAACTCCAGCTGAGCCGTTATCTGGAGATTCTGCAGAAAGCTTACGACGCCAGCCAATCAGCCGCCAAATAA
- a CDS encoding SGNH/GDSL hydrolase family protein — protein MEKHRLNHTAEPAAFQVQYGGADGIKGCEQEETGFRFRGGLVHTRNRIKLSCPVRIAFLGGSITEGAGASEAERSSWRALTGFYLSERLGSEQVSCVNAGVGGTSSVFGAHRLCEHVLSQGPIDLLFVEFSVNDGSDQLDRAEVIRGMEGIVRQMKRLSPQTDICFVYTASERNLSAERPEYIAIHEQVAEHYQLPSVNLAYRVYQWLQAEAAEWTDLAPDGYHPNDKGHALYARYMKEFLEKALSVALSANLSIGPVVLSHSQVVDKSLPKPMDPASYEFAAMALLSGLEEEEQGGIRLISQRGFNRVKLEADAPLMNWRYDTEHLDAELKGAELVFHTWGKSAGVSLLCGPDSGIFEYSVNGAEFVQVNPFDEWCLVAYRPVHFLFPLEAERGPVHVILRSTGLKDERSSGCRVKVLRLLSN, from the coding sequence ATGGAGAAACACCGTCTGAATCATACGGCAGAGCCGGCAGCGTTTCAGGTACAGTACGGAGGCGCGGATGGAATCAAAGGATGCGAACAAGAAGAAACCGGATTTCGGTTTCGTGGAGGGCTTGTCCATACGAGGAATAGAATCAAGCTGAGCTGCCCCGTCCGGATCGCCTTTCTGGGCGGTTCAATTACGGAAGGGGCAGGAGCCTCCGAAGCGGAAAGGTCCAGCTGGCGGGCTTTGACCGGCTTTTATTTAAGTGAACGGCTGGGCAGTGAGCAGGTGAGCTGCGTAAATGCGGGTGTCGGCGGCACCTCTTCGGTATTTGGCGCCCATCGGCTGTGTGAGCATGTTCTCAGCCAGGGGCCGATTGACCTTTTGTTCGTGGAATTTAGTGTCAACGATGGCAGCGATCAGCTGGATCGGGCGGAGGTCATCCGGGGAATGGAGGGAATTGTTCGTCAGATGAAGCGGCTGTCGCCGCAGACGGATATTTGTTTCGTATACACCGCCTCGGAGAGAAACTTAAGTGCCGAGAGGCCTGAATACATCGCTATTCATGAACAGGTAGCCGAACATTACCAGCTGCCCAGCGTAAATTTGGCGTACAGAGTCTATCAATGGCTTCAAGCCGAAGCGGCCGAGTGGACCGACCTGGCGCCGGATGGTTACCATCCGAACGACAAAGGGCACGCGCTTTATGCCCGGTATATGAAAGAATTTCTTGAAAAAGCATTATCGGTAGCGTTATCCGCAAACTTATCAATCGGGCCGGTTGTTTTATCGCACAGCCAGGTTGTTGACAAATCTCTGCCGAAACCGATGGACCCCGCAAGTTATGAATTTGCAGCCATGGCGCTGCTTTCAGGACTTGAGGAAGAAGAACAAGGTGGAATCAGGCTGATTAGCCAGAGGGGCTTTAACCGGGTAAAACTCGAAGCCGATGCCCCTTTGATGAACTGGAGATATGACACAGAACATCTGGATGCAGAGCTGAAGGGAGCAGAGCTTGTTTTCCATACCTGGGGGAAGAGCGCCGGTGTTTCGCTGCTTTGCGGACCGGATTCGGGTATTTTTGAATATTCGGTTAACGGAGCGGAGTTTGTACAGGTTAATCCGTTTGACGAATGGTGCCTGGTGGCTTACCGCCCGGTCCATTTTTTATTCCCCTTAGAGGCGGAGCGCGGACCGGTTCACGTCATCCTGCGCAGCACCGGACTAAAAGACGAGCGCAGCTCCGGGTGCAGGGTAAAAGTTTTACGGTTGTTATCGAATTAA
- a CDS encoding PadR family transcriptional regulator, protein MDNITEMLKGVLEGCVLEIISRGETYGYEITHQLRELGFSDVVEGTVYTITMRLEKNNLVDIEKKPSTMGPPRKFYTLNAAGQEQLKLFWMKWNFISSKMNELKANELKRREEI, encoded by the coding sequence TTGGATAATATAACAGAAATGCTGAAAGGGGTACTTGAGGGATGCGTGCTTGAAATTATCAGCCGGGGCGAAACGTACGGCTATGAAATCACACATCAGCTGCGCGAGCTCGGGTTCTCCGATGTCGTCGAAGGTACGGTGTATACGATTACTATGCGGCTTGAGAAAAACAACCTGGTGGACATCGAGAAAAAGCCATCCACGATGGGACCGCCGAGGAAATTTTACACACTTAATGCAGCAGGCCAAGAGCAACTGAAGCTTTTTTGGATGAAATGGAACTTCATCTCGAGCAAAATGAATGAACTAAAAGCGAATGAGCTGAAAAGGAGAGAAGAAATATGA
- a CDS encoding DUF1048 domain-containing protein: MNLFEKIIGSLDDKREWRALEARAKALPSEYRSAYKAIQKYMWTAGDSPTDWKDSSRIFAGILDLLEEGAAEGKKVTDLTGEDVAAFCDDLVKDEQTWKDKYRKELNDTIGRG; this comes from the coding sequence ATGAATTTGTTTGAAAAAATCATCGGTAGTCTGGATGACAAACGGGAATGGAGGGCGCTGGAGGCGCGGGCGAAAGCTCTCCCCAGCGAATACCGCAGTGCTTACAAAGCTATCCAAAAATATATGTGGACGGCTGGTGATAGTCCTACTGACTGGAAGGACAGCAGCCGGATTTTCGCCGGCATTCTGGATCTCTTGGAGGAAGGGGCGGCAGAAGGGAAAAAAGTGACCGACCTTACGGGGGAAGACGTGGCTGCTTTCTGCGATGATCTGGTAAAGGATGAGCAGACCTGGAAGGATAAATACCGCAAGGAGCTGAACGATACCATTGGCAGGGGATGA